One Heptranchias perlo isolate sHepPer1 chromosome 2, sHepPer1.hap1, whole genome shotgun sequence DNA segment encodes these proteins:
- the LOC137340576 gene encoding sterile alpha motif domain-containing protein 9-like — MSKLCDIPDNITEWTKEHVKHWVVNRLKLDQKCGDILYNEDVSGVVLVNLTKADIKEMGIKAGPATVIIRKCCELSKASNSDTKPATVANEKQISSERSPSAGASGSDCKADVSRETEGQSNKRDSTEITKKSRKQKHNAKNRKGKTESDSSTIRCQVDTETQSNLATSKKSEESETKEQQCSQQTSATDAKIQPATESVARKHKQQLEQNASKPRCEPYPFDQRHIGTRYIQNYILPPETGPSNLIDPVHEFKLFNLTENATEEDMKKKFGNEVFRFSAACMNSRTNGTIHFGVGDTRSGYEHGEIIGVSVASTDKYVDYLHNNFVHYFDQGDITDAKISIRPPRFVEILNPDQTLSAKFVIEVDVVPCYRTCGSKLYHIHMMNQTDKRWMRSKETHLFIRDGSSSRDILGNKNITEREAEYRKFLTETVGTLVEKRKNAEENPRKQTKKQEGYKLVRMITGGSEMIDTSYYKWYILVTNKSQQTQTQNLEFLKEMNWFCVLEFDPESVTSGVCKSYREERAVNLHFPSHFQDIDIAISEKIEELNLYKQTSWIFCNGRSDLEDQTYKPLLPKVWYKEQAADVRKLISFLCRSDIMPKGKFLVVFLLLSKVDDPKDPFLETFCSFYQELKGTEDIMCICESEQTFLRWKDLMLCNCESQELTDRCVSALSLDEVNATVLKLKSVTRSTRRFLPSATLASVVLQKKEEERMTALEILCENECEGTEIENNQNRFKEFQKSKEEQFYRGGKATWWNFYFSTKGYLGPFIKRDSYSILDELINAESPSAMCVKIINLFHHPGCGGTTLAMHVLWESRKKFRCAVLKNSKEDFVEIGRQVIHLVTYGGTSHSDYLPVLLLVDDAEELENVHVLQNSIHSAAAEKCLRFEPLVIILNCMRSQDPVKSSKMSVLDSVALKHKLSVKEQQLFELKLEEIEQQHTKPEDFYSFMIMKSNFDNKYIEKVVHNILKDLSIVSKQGQLISFLALLNWYVKDSSMSLSKCEEFLRLGQVKTSFWGPEKFEDIMGTYCTLLIRIEVEEYGRYEGIRIIHPLIARRCLEELKLSYNLPKSKVAIMFLCENMFLQRSIGKEKLLQDTWSMLITRQRKEHGDEADTLFSPLIEAIQKEEGNDQVITVLTEASNRFDQNPFIAQVLARHFYLKIKDFDSALGWALKAKDRAKDNSYITDTLGQVFKSKLKHRMECVETDNQSVVTSSQLKELLDLAQSASDAFRESQQLTEQKEEDRAEWQGLRTKRKYDVYNTSGYLGEIEVALYVMDILRMVPFFSGKDEISKMQLTHLLSGKMNLGHIEKTNSIDEELCSVVEECNRYLINIQHTMKLAFDFFEDYFVYFKPKNIEKETAEFKIRRKVSECFGKYTQIFCPSQFESKAARMSKPKLSLPLELEECRKFLELSKADRFAGLLEFLMNNHGGQQRMEEIVSKYQFILQNPLKEKLSRQKLNFILANIVLNCVKPKSMKIETYDKLRGLLKEVLKDVGFDCGHVEPYFLASLLFWPTKDNEINEDSHFLLKCMTAIKQSFRGRYGRMSRSKHPVAHFYLCKKQGLNRFVHKAKIDQLFFKVPHLNSLWQSGEIWKEKEVKKLLLRLNGRTGDDNKVYLEFGSDERIKIPVRPVHLGKLRSGLSIENVSFYLGFSMDGPIAYDIENIN, encoded by the coding sequence ATGAGCAAACTGTGCGATATACCTGATAACATAACTGAATGGACCAAAGAACATGTGAAACACTGGGTAGTTAATCGACTGAAACTTGATCAGAAATGTGGTGACATACTGTACAATGAAGATGTCTCTGGAGTGGTGTTGGTGAACCTTACTAAAGCAGACATAAAAGAAATGGGCATAAAGGCTGGACCAGCTACTGTGATAATACGTAAATGCTGTGAACTCAGCAAAGCCTCAAATTCGGACACAAAACCAGCCACTGTTGCTAATGAAAAGCAAATAAGTTCAGAAAGATCCCCTTCTGCAGGGGCAAGTGGTTCAGATTGCAAGGCGGATGTCAGTCGTGAAACAGAGGGTCAGAGTAATAAAAGAGATTCCACAGAAATCACTAAgaaatctagaaaacaaaaacacAATGCCAAGAATAGAAAAGGCAAAACTGAATCCGATAGCTCTACCATTAGATGTCAAGTAGACACAGAAACACAATCTAACTTGGCTACTTCTAAAAAATCAGAGGAAAGTGAAACAAAGGAACAGCAATGTTCACAGCAGACTTCTGCTACTGATGCAAAGATACAACCTGCCACAGAATCAGTAGCAAGAAAACACAAACAGCAACTGGAACAAAATGCATCAAAACCAAGATGTGAACCATATCCATTTGACCAACGTCACATAGGCACAAGGTACATACAGAACTATATTCTTCCTCCTGAAACTGGGCCCTCCAATCTAATTGACCCGGTACATGAGTTTAAGCTTTTTAATTTGACAGAGAATGCAACAGAGGAAGATATGAAGAAGAAATTTGGCAATGAAGTATTTAGATTCTCAGCTGCATGCATGAATAGCAGAACCAATGGTACCATCCATTTTGGGGTAGGAGACACCAGAAGTGGATATGAACATGGTGAGATTATAGGTGTGTCTGTGGCTAGCACAGATAAATATGTTGACTACCTTCACAACAATTTTGTTCATTACTTTGATCAAGGAGATATTACAGATGCAAAAATATCCATTAGACCACCTCGATTTGTGGAGATTTTGAACCCAGATCAAACTTTGTCAGCAAAGTTTGTAATTGAAGTTGATGTTGTCCCATGCTACAGAACTTGTGGTTCCAAGTTATATCATATTCACATGATGAATCAGACTGACAAAAGATGGATGAGGAGTAAAGAGACACACCTGTTCATACGTGATGGAAGCAGCTCCAGAGATATTCTGGGAAATAAAAATATCACAGAAAgagaggctgaatacagaaagttcctCACTGAGACAGTAGGAACCTTGGTGGAGAAACGGAAAAATGCCGAAGAAAATCCACGAAAGCAGACAAAAAAACAAGAGGGATACAAGCTGGTTAGGATGATTACGGGTGGCTCAGAAATGATTGACACATCCTATTACAAATGGTACATATTAGTGACAAACAAATCCCAGCAGACACAAACTCAAAATTTAGAGTTTCTAAAAGAAATGAACTGGTTTTGTGTGCTAGAGTTTGATCCTGAGTCTGTAACCAGTGGTGTGTGTAAGTCATATCGTGAAGAGAGAGCAGTAAACCTTCACTTCCCTAGTCACTTCCAAGATATTGATATCGCAATTAGTGAAAAGATTGAAGAACTGAACTTGTACAAGCAAACAAGCTGGATATTTTGCAATGGAAGGTCAGACCTTGAAGATCAGACCTATAAGCCACTACTGCCCAAAGTGTGGTATAAAGAACAAGCTGCAGATGTCAGGAAACTGATCTCATTTCTGTGCCGATCAGATATCATGCCAAAAGGGAAATTTCTAGTCGTTTTTCTGCTCCTGTCTAAAGTAGATGATCCAAAAGATCCCTTTCTTGAAACTTTCTGTTCATTTTACCAGGAACTGAAAGGGACAGAAGACATAATGTGCATCTGTGAAAGCGAACAAACATTCTTGCGATGGAAGGACCTCATGCTGTGCAATTGTGAATCACAGGAACTTACAGATAGATGTGTTTCTGCTTTAAGCCTTGATGAAGTCAATGCTACTGTTCTGAAATTAAAATCAGTCACACGATCTACAAGACGATTCTTACCCTCAGCAACTTTAGCATCTGTTGTTCTTCAGAAAAAAGAGGAGGAGCGCATGACTGCACTTGAAATCCTGTGTGAAAATGAATGCGAGGGCACTGaaatagaaaataatcaaaatcgTTTTAAGGAATTTCAAAAATCCAAAGAGGAGCAGTTTTACAGAGGTGGCAAAGCGACATGGTGGAATTTTTACTTTTCCACAAAAGGCTATTTAGGCCCTTTTATCAAACGAGACAGTTACAGCATACTTGATGAATTGATTAATGCAGAATCACCTTCTGCAATGTGTGTGAAGATTATCAATCTATTTCATCATCCAGGCTGTGGTGGGACAACTTTAGCTATGCATGTTTTATGGGAGTCAAGGAAAAAGTTCAGATGCGCTGTATTGAAGAACAGTAAAGAAGACTTTGTAGAAATTGGAAGACAAGTCATTCATCTGGTCACTTATGGAGGAACCTCTCACTCTGATTACTTACCTGTATTACTTTTGGTAGATGACgctgaagaattagaaaatgtgcATGTGTTACAGAACTCAATTCACTCTGCTGCTGCAGAGAAATGCCTGCGATTTGAGCCTTTGGTAATCATTCTAAACTGTATGAGATCCCAGGATCCAGTCAAAAGCTCAAAAATGAGTGTTTTGGACAGTGTTGCTCTGAAGCATAAACTGTCTGTTAAAGAGCAACAGTTGTTTGAGTTAAAGCTTGAAGAAATTGAGCAACAACACACAAAACCTGAAGACTTCTACTCTTTCATGATCATGAAGAGTAATTTTGATAATAAGTATATTGAAAAAGTGGTCCATAATATTTTGAAGGACCTGAGTATTGTAAGCAAGCAAGGACAGCTGATTTCATTTTTGGCTTTGCTGAATTGGTATGTTAAAGATTCTTCAATGTCACTTTCAAAATGTGAAGAATTCTTGAGATTAGGACAAGTGAAAACTTCATTTTGGGGTCCAGAAAAGTTTGAAGATATAATGGGCACTTACTGCACCCTTCTTATTCGTATAGAAGTGGAAGAATATGGAAGATACGAGGGAATTCGGATCATCCACCCGTTGATTGCCCGTCGTTGCTTGGAAGAATTGAAGCTTTCCTACAATCTTCCCAAGAGCAAAGTTGCCATAATGTTCCTCTGTGAAAACATGTTTCTCCAACGCAGCATCGGAAAAGAAAAACTCCTACAAGACACATGGAGTATGTTGATTACCAGACAGCGAAAAGAACATGGAGATGAAGCAGATACTTTGTTCTCCCCTTTAATTGAAGCAATACAGAAGGAGGAAGGAAATGATCAAGTCATAACTGTTTTGACTGAAGCATCAAACAGGTTTGACCAAAATCCTTTCATTGCCCAGGTCCTAGCGAGACACTTCTATCTAAAAATAAAGGATTTTGATTCAGCGCTCGGTTGGGCTTTAAAAGCTAAAGATCGAGCAAAAGATAATTCTTACATAACTGATACATTGGGCCAAGTTTTTAAAAGCAAGTTAAAACACAGGATGGAATGTGTTGAAACTGACAACCAATCTGTGGTGACTTCTAGTCAGTTGAAGGAGTTGCTGGATCTTGCTCAATCGGCTTCAGATGCTTTCAGAGAATCTCAGCAACTGACAGAACAGAAAGAAGAAGACAGAGCTGAATGGCAAGGACTGAGGACTAAACGGAAATATGATGTGTACAACACTTCTGGTTATCTTGGAGAGATTGAAGTTGCTCTGTATGTAATGGATATACTCAGAATGGTACCATTCTTCAGTGGAAAGGATGAAATAAGTAAAATGCAATTAACACATTTACTGTCAGGAAAAATGAATCTTGGGCACATTGAAAAGACAAACAGTATTGATGAAGAGTTATGTTCAGTGGTTGAAGAATGTAACCGATACCTGATTAATATCCAGCACACTATGAAATTAGCTTTTGACTTTTTTGAAGACTATTTTGTCTATTTCAAACCAAAGaatattgagaaagaaacagcagAATTTAAGATTCGCAGAAAAGTTTCAGAATGTTTTGGGAAGTACACACAAATATTCTGTCCATCACAGTTCGAAAGTAAGGCTGCAAGGATGAGCAAGCCAAAACTCAGCCTGCCACTTGAGTTGGAAGAATGCAGAAAGTTTTTAGAGTTGAGCAAAGCTGACCGCTTTGCTGGTTTGCTTGAGTTCCTTATGAACAATCATGGAGGTCAGCAAAGAATGGAAGAAATTGTCAGTAAATACCAATTTATCCTTCAGAATCCACTAAAGGAAAAGTTATCAAGACAGAAACTGAATTTTATCTTGGCCAACATTGTACTTAACTGTGTTAAACCAAAGTCCATGAAAATTGAAACTTATGATAAACTTAGAGGTCTTTTGAAAGAAGTGCTTAAAGATGTGGGTTTTGATTGCGGTCATGTTGAGCCATATTTCTTGGCTTCCCTATTATTTTGGCCAACGAAAGATAATGAAATTAATGAAGATTCCCATTTTCTTCTGAAGTGCATGACTGCAATCAAACAGTCATTTAGGGGACGGTACGGACGAATGAGTCGTTCCAAACATCCTGTTGCACATTTCTATCTCTGCAAAAAACAAGGATTGAACAGATTTGTTCACAAAGCAAAAATTGATCAATTGTTCTTTAAGGTGCCACACCTGAATTCCTTATGGCAATCTGGAGAAATCTGGAAAGAAAAAGAAGTCAAAAAGCTTCTCCTTCgtttgaatggtagaacaggggACGATAACAAGGTGTATCTAGAGTTTGGCAGTGATGAAAGAATCAAAATTCCTGTGCGTCCTGTACATTTGGGAAAGCTGAGAAGTGGTCTAAGTATTGAGAATGTATCCTTTTACTTGGGATTCTCAATGGATGGACCAATAGCCTATGACATTGAGAATATAAATTAA